TGTGGCAGAAGCCTCGCGAACTAAGAAGTAGTCCGAGGTTCTGGCGAGTCTCGCCCGGCTTCTCACGACGCAATGAATGAAAAAAGCTCCTTCGCGTTATGCGAAGGAGCTTTGCACTTTACGATTGATCAGGTTTTAAGCGTGAGCAACCTCAGCCATGCCGCACTTCTGCGCAACCACTTCGTGCAGATGATGCACAATACCGGGCAGACTTTTGGCAACCGGCTGAGACAGGTTCTTGCCGTACCCGAAGCATTCGCCCGTCACCGTCACCATCAACGCTTCAGGGCACTGCTTATAGAGCGTCAGTGCGCAGGTAAGCAGGGTGGAAGGGTCCATGTGATGAGTCAGGCTCCCCGATTTCGGTTCTGCCGCCTCGATGTTACGGCATGAAATAGTGCCCGCGACACCGTTCGTGGATGCGTCGATGAAGATCACTAACTCCGTGTGCGAAATCTTCTCTGCCAGTTCCGGACCGAGCTGCTGGCATTCGATGAACTCAACTTCGTTGTTGCTGATGAGCTTCTGCAATTCCTCCGTAGCGCGCCAGCCGAAGCTGTCATCGCTGCGCAGGGGGTTGCCGTATCCAATGACGATCACCTTTGACATCAGTTCCTCCCTAGTGCGTCCAGCAGCGCGCCATCGGGGCCGCGCAACTCGATATGCATGGCCATCTGCCCGAGCGCATGCGTCGAGCAACTGAGGCACGGATCGAAGGCCCTTACTACTGCCTCAACCCGATTCAGCATGCCTTCCTGCAGCTTGGCGCCTTTCACGAAATGCTTGGCCACCTGCAGCACGCCCTTGTTGATGGCGAGGTTGTTGTGTCCGGTCGCGATCACCAGGTTTGCCGAAGTGATCAAACCGTTCTCGTCGATTTTGTAATGATGTATCAACGTGCCACGTGGTGCTTCCGACCCTCCAACTCCTTCGTAGTTGTTCGGACCGGCGAACGCGCGAACGTGTTTGCTCAGGATTTCCGGGTCGTGCAGCAGTTGATCGATCCGCTCCACTGCGAACAGTATTTCGATCAGCCGCGCGTAGTGGTAGTAGAACGAACTCAGGACCGTGTGCCGTTCCAGCTCGCGGAATTCCGCGAACTCTTCATCGGCGCGAGGGGTGCCGATACGCTTGCACAGATTCAACCGTGCCAGCGGACCCACACGGTAGATGCCCTCCGGGTAGCCCATTGGCTTGTAATAGGTGGACTTGAGGTATGAATCCGGCTCGCCGCATTCCCCGATGTAGTTCTGGTATTCCGGACCGTTAATGTGGTCGGCAATGATGTTGCCTTCCGCGTCAATGAACCGTATCCAGCCCTTGTAGAGCGCCAGTTCGCCTTCTTCGTTCGCGAGGCCCATGAAGAGCGTCGGGAAATTTGCGAATGTACGAATTTCTTTCCGGAAGCTCTCGATCTGGCTCTTGAACCACGTCAACGTCCGATGCGAGATCGCCAATGCTTCCGGCAGCATCGCCATGATCTGGTCACGGCGCTCCTGCGTCAGCGGTTCGCTTACGCCGCCCGGCACGATCCAGCCCGGATGTATGCGCTTGCCGCCTAGGCACTCGATGATCTGCTGTCCGAATTGGCGCAGCCGTATGCCATCGCGGGCCATCTGCGGATTCGCCGCGAGTACGCCAAGGATGTTGCGTTTCGCTGGATCGCTTTCCATGCCCAGCAACAGGTCCGGCGAGGATAGATGGAAGAAGCTCAGTGCGTGCGATTGCACGATCTGAGCCAGGTTCATGATGCGGCGCAACTTCTGCGCCGTCTCCGGAATTCGGACGGCTAAGATCGCGTCGCATGCTTTCGCGGATGCAATCAGGTGGCTCACCGGGCAGATGCCGCAGATGCGCGCCATCAAGGCCGGCATCTCGGTGAAGGGACGTCCTTCGCATATCTTCTCGAAGCCGCGTACCTGCGTTACGTGGAAACGCGCGTCCTGCACGTTGCCTGAGTCATCGACATGCAAGGTGATTTTTGCGTGCCCTTCAATGCGTGTGACTGGTTCGATCGTGATCTTCTGCATGGTGGCTCCTATGCGCCGAAGCGGGCCGTCATTGCCAGGTCCGGCATCCGACCCTCCAGCAACTCTGAGAGGACGTAGAAAATGTTGTCGGCCGAAGGCGGACAGCCTGGTACAAAGATGTCCACGTTCACGAACTCGTGAACCGGGCGTACTTTGTTCAGCAGCTTCGGCACAACGCTCTCCGGCGCCAACTGCTTCAGGTCGGAGTT
This DNA window, taken from Clostridia bacterium, encodes the following:
- a CDS encoding hydrogenase maturation protease: MSKVIVIGYGNPLRSDDSFGWRATEELQKLISNNEVEFIECQQLGPELAEKISHTELVIFIDASTNGVAGTISCRNIEAAEPKSGSLTHHMDPSTLLTCALTLYKQCPEALMVTVTGECFGYGKNLSQPVAKSLPGIVHHLHEVVAQKCGMAEVAHA
- a CDS encoding Ni/Fe hydrogenase subunit alpha, coding for MQKITIEPVTRIEGHAKITLHVDDSGNVQDARFHVTQVRGFEKICEGRPFTEMPALMARICGICPVSHLIASAKACDAILAVRIPETAQKLRRIMNLAQIVQSHALSFFHLSSPDLLLGMESDPAKRNILGVLAANPQMARDGIRLRQFGQQIIECLGGKRIHPGWIVPGGVSEPLTQERRDQIMAMLPEALAISHRTLTWFKSQIESFRKEIRTFANFPTLFMGLANEEGELALYKGWIRFIDAEGNIIADHINGPEYQNYIGECGEPDSYLKSTYYKPMGYPEGIYRVGPLARLNLCKRIGTPRADEEFAEFRELERHTVLSSFYYHYARLIEILFAVERIDQLLHDPEILSKHVRAFAGPNNYEGVGGSEAPRGTLIHHYKIDENGLITSANLVIATGHNNLAINKGVLQVAKHFVKGAKLQEGMLNRVEAVVRAFDPCLSCSTHALGQMAMHIELRGPDGALLDALGRN